The Carassius carassius chromosome 16, fCarCar2.1, whole genome shotgun sequence genome window below encodes:
- the LOC132160278 gene encoding uncharacterized protein LOC132160278 — protein sequence MEGDSVTLRSDVTDVHDVIEWRFQGFLIARVNRESNKVSKKITYYGGFKDRLELDDQSGDLKIKNIRNTDTGEYKLKITSTESSSKIFNITVVSDPRSDGVTVVSVMKGDSVVLHTGVPKIQNDDEILWRFRDKDVIAKIKKDEHIHSTYDHIADGIFRSRLHLNLQTGNIIIRDIRNSTSGLYEVDFKKSSYTTHKSFNVIVSDQLNRVQVKEGVFVTLGSGLTNVEGDDLVQWRFEHEDHVIAKINKTASSSSTFDGANGRFRSSLELDDETGSLTIRKIAAEHSGLYHLDITGSKHTIFKKFIVFVCAVPDSGLSPAAVAETVVGVGAFLLVVAAAIYYYNRRRNGKERNGGPAAQ from the exons atggagggagattctgtcacgCTACGCTCTGATGTTACTGATGTACATGATGTGATCGAGTGGAGGTTTCAAGGATTTCTCATTGCTAGAGTCAACAGAGAGTCTAATAAGGTCTCAAAAAAGATTACTTATTATGGAGGGTTCAAAGACAGACTGGAGCTGGACGATCAGAGTGGAGATCTCAAAATTAAAAATATCAGAAACACAGACACTGGAGAATATAAACTAAAGATTACCAGCACAGAATCATCCTCAAAGATATTCAACATCACTG TTGTGTCTGATCCTCGGTCTGATGGAGTGACGGTTGTGTCAGTGATGAAGGGAGATTCGGTTGTCCTACACACTGGTGTTCCTAAAATACAGAATGACGATGAGATACTATGGAGATTTAGAGATAAAGATGTTATTGCTAAAATTAAGAAAGATGAACACATCCACTCTACATATGATCATATTGCTGATGGGATATTCAGAAGCAGACTGCACCTGAATCTTCAGACTGGAAATATCATTATCAGGGACATCAGAAACAGCACTTCTGGACTTTATGAAGTTGATTTCAAGAAGAGCAGCTACACCACACACAAGTCATTCAATGTTATTGTCAGTG ATCAACTGAACAGAGTGCAAGTGAAGGAGGGAGTTTTTGTCACTTTGGGATCTGGTCTTACTAATGTAGAAGGAGATGATCTGGTTCAATGGAGATTTGAACATGAAGACCATGTCATAGCAAAAATCAACAAAACAGCTTCATCATCCTCTACATTTGATGGTGCTAATGGAAGATTCAGAAGCAGTCTGGAGCTGGATGAtgaaactggatctctgaccatcagaaAGATTGCAGCTGAACACAGTGGACTCTATCACCTCGATATCACTGGCAGCAAACACACCATATTCAAGAAATTCATTGTTTTTGTCTGTG CTGTTCCAGATTCAGGTCTGTCTCCAGCTGCTGTAGCAGAGACTGTTGTTGGTGTTGGTGCTTTTCTGCTCGTGGTTGCAGCTGCGATTTACTATTACAACAGGAGAAGAAATGGCAA GGAAAGAAATGGAGGTCCTGCAGCTCAATAG